Proteins encoded together in one Chryseobacterium sp. G0201 window:
- a CDS encoding helix-turn-helix transcriptional regulator, whose protein sequence is METMTINQRLDKIEQILKAQSLQNKKVLNIDEVAHFTGLSKLYLYKLTSKNEIPHSKPNGKNIFFNKSEIEEWLLRNRQATNEELEAEAVNYSVNRL, encoded by the coding sequence CCAACGGCTTGACAAAATTGAGCAAATTCTTAAAGCTCAATCCCTACAAAATAAAAAAGTCTTAAATATTGACGAGGTAGCCCATTTTACGGGGCTTTCTAAACTTTACCTCTATAAACTAACTTCCAAAAACGAAATTCCCCATTCGAAACCTAATGGGAAAAATATATTTTTCAATAAATCTGAAATTGAAGAGTGGCTATTGAGAAACCGACAAGCTACCAATGAAGAATTAGAGGCAGAAGCTGTCAACTATTCTGTCAATAGATTATAG